One genomic segment of Ignavibacteriota bacterium includes these proteins:
- a CDS encoding aldehyde dehydrogenase family protein produces MDFLKKLGIKKNNFGSSTGLKWNTTKNQGELKIFSPVDGKFIASVYQASIEDYEKVSQISHKAFLEWRNIPAPKRGEIVRQLGDKFRKYKSPLGHLVSYEMGKSLQEGLGEVQEMIDICDFAVGQSRQLYGFTMKSERPNHRMYDQYHPLGVVGTISAFNFPVAVWAWNAMLATVCGDTNLWKPSSKVPLSAIAVQNIVGEVIKENNLPEGLFTLVIGKGSSVGEKMLNDHKVPLISITGSTHVGRHGAEVISKRFGKSILELGGNNAIILTPEADLKIALPAIVFGAVGTAGQRCTTTRRLIVHESIYDQMKSSLLKAFRSLKIGNPLDEKNHVGPLIDKSAVADFTNALNLAKKEGGKIIFGGEVLQGQGFKSGCYVKPAIVEAENHFKIVQEETFAPILYLIKYKGSVENAIELHNGVVQGLSSAIFTNNLQEAEIFLSASGSDCGIANVNIGTSGAEIGGAFGGEKETGGGRESGSDSWKAYMRRQTNTINYGKTLPLAQGIKFEI; encoded by the coding sequence ATGGATTTCTTAAAAAAACTTGGAATTAAAAAAAATAATTTCGGCTCTTCAACCGGATTAAAATGGAATACAACAAAAAATCAAGGTGAGTTGAAAATATTTTCACCAGTTGATGGAAAATTTATTGCCTCGGTTTATCAAGCATCTATTGAAGATTATGAAAAAGTTTCTCAAATTTCTCATAAAGCATTTCTTGAATGGAGAAATATTCCGGCTCCTAAAAGAGGAGAAATTGTAAGACAACTTGGCGATAAATTCAGAAAATATAAAAGTCCGCTTGGACATTTAGTTTCATATGAAATGGGAAAATCTTTGCAAGAGGGTTTGGGTGAAGTTCAAGAAATGATTGACATTTGTGATTTTGCAGTTGGCCAGTCACGACAGCTTTATGGATTTACAATGAAGTCAGAAAGACCAAATCATAGAATGTATGATCAATATCATCCGCTTGGAGTTGTTGGAACAATTTCCGCATTTAATTTTCCCGTAGCAGTTTGGGCTTGGAATGCAATGCTGGCAACAGTTTGCGGAGATACAAATCTTTGGAAACCTTCGTCAAAAGTTCCGCTTTCGGCAATTGCAGTTCAAAATATTGTTGGAGAAGTAATCAAAGAAAATAATTTACCGGAAGGATTATTTACTTTAGTAATTGGTAAAGGTTCTTCAGTTGGTGAAAAAATGTTAAATGATCATAAAGTTCCTTTGATTTCAATAACGGGTTCAACTCATGTTGGAAGACACGGCGCAGAAGTTATTTCTAAAAGATTTGGAAAATCAATTTTGGAACTTGGCGGAAATAATGCAATTATCTTAACACCAGAAGCTGATTTGAAAATTGCTTTGCCGGCAATTGTTTTTGGCGCAGTTGGAACAGCCGGACAAAGATGCACAACTACTCGTCGATTGATCGTACATGAATCAATTTATGATCAAATGAAATCTTCATTATTAAAAGCATTCAGAAGTTTGAAAATTGGAAATCCTTTAGATGAGAAAAATCATGTTGGACCATTAATTGACAAATCTGCTGTTGCTGATTTTACAAATGCTTTAAATCTTGCAAAGAAAGAAGGCGGAAAAATTATTTTTGGCGGAGAAGTTTTACAAGGACAAGGATTTAAATCGGGATGTTATGTTAAACCTGCAATTGTTGAAGCTGAAAATCATTTTAAAATTGTTCAAGAAGAAACTTTTGCTCCAATTTTATATTTAATCAAATATAAAGGTTCGGTTGAAAATGCAATTGAATTACACAATGGTGTTGTGCAAGGTTTGTCTTCTGCAATTTTTACAAACAATTTACAAGAAGCAGAAATATTCTTATCGGCTTCCGGTTCAGATTGCGGAATTGCAAATGTAAATATTGGAACTTCCGGAGCTGAAATTGGCGGAGCTTTCGGCGGTGAAAAAGAAACCGGCGGCGGACGTGAATCCGGCTCAGATTCTTGGAAAGCTTATATGAGACGACAAACAAATACAATTAACTACGGAAAAACTTTGCCATTAGCGCAAGGTATCAAATTTGAAATCTAG
- a CDS encoding DUF3788 family protein encodes MEKQILFDKNIYPTDDLIFSIIGNKKNLWENLFSMISSEFPEINSEWRYYNDGKSWLMKVTKKAKTIFWLSLYQKTFRITFYFGEKAEAEILNTKIDNDLKNQYTNGQRFGKIRAISIIFSKKKDIENVKSLIELKQKIK; translated from the coding sequence ATGGAAAAACAAATTCTATTTGATAAAAATATTTATCCAACTGATGATTTAATTTTTTCAATCATTGGGAATAAGAAAAATTTATGGGAAAATTTATTTTCTATGATCTCTTCAGAATTTCCAGAAATTAATTCCGAATGGAGATATTATAACGATGGGAAAAGCTGGTTAATGAAAGTTACAAAGAAAGCTAAAACAATATTTTGGCTTTCTCTTTATCAAAAAACATTTAGAATTACATTTTATTTTGGCGAAAAAGCTGAAGCAGAAATACTAAATACTAAGATTGATAACGATCTTAAAAATCAATATACAAACGGACAAAGGTTTGGAAAAATTAGAGCAATTAGTATAATATTTTCAAAGAAAAAAGATATTGAAAATGTAAAATCACTTATTGAACTTAAACAAAAAATTAAATAA
- a CDS encoding DUF1330 domain-containing protein, giving the protein MSYYFIANIKINDEKEYQKYLDEVDNIFSNFNGKYISVDENPIILEGKWNYTKCVLIQFDSKQDFDDWYFSHEYQNILKYRLNASECDTILVKGDF; this is encoded by the coding sequence TTGAGTTACTATTTTATTGCAAATATTAAAATTAATGATGAAAAAGAATATCAAAAATATTTAGATGAAGTTGATAATATTTTTTCAAATTTTAATGGGAAGTATATTTCAGTTGATGAAAATCCAATAATATTGGAAGGGAAGTGGAATTATACAAAATGTGTTTTAATTCAATTTGATTCAAAACAAGATTTTGATGATTGGTATTTTTCACACGAATATCAGAATATTCTTAAATATAGATTAAACGCTTCTGAGTGTGATACAATTTTAGTGAAAGGGGATTTCTAA
- the lysX gene encoding lysine biosynthesis protein LysX has product MEIGFLHSVMRKDEKLLIDEFSKRKNVNLTMIDDRELKFDLKKNKFPFDAVIERSINHSRALHALRLFESAGIKCVNSFKVASICGDKLLTSTALQDFGIPQPNVRIAFTEESALAAIEEMGYPVVLKPAVGSWGRLLSKVNDRDAAESILEHKTVLGSYHHSIFYIQEYVEKKGRDIRSFVVGDQCIAAIYRTSPHWITNTARGGVATKCEVTNEIVELSLKAAKAVGGGVVALDIFETSEGFQVNEVNYTMEFKNSISTTGVNIPEHIVDYVIKVAQGN; this is encoded by the coding sequence ATGGAAATTGGCTTTTTACATTCTGTGATGAGAAAAGATGAAAAACTTCTTATTGATGAATTTAGCAAAAGAAAAAATGTTAATCTCACAATGATCGATGATAGAGAATTAAAGTTTGACCTTAAAAAAAATAAGTTCCCATTTGATGCAGTTATTGAAAGATCAATAAATCATTCACGAGCTTTGCACGCATTGAGATTATTTGAGAGTGCCGGAATTAAATGTGTAAATTCTTTCAAAGTGGCTTCAATCTGCGGCGATAAATTATTAACCTCAACAGCTTTACAAGATTTCGGAATACCACAGCCGAATGTAAGAATTGCTTTTACTGAGGAATCTGCTTTAGCAGCAATTGAAGAAATGGGCTATCCGGTTGTACTAAAACCGGCTGTTGGTTCGTGGGGCAGACTTTTATCAAAAGTAAATGATCGTGATGCTGCAGAATCTATACTTGAACATAAAACTGTACTTGGCTCTTATCATCATTCAATATTTTATATTCAAGAATATGTTGAGAAAAAAGGTAGAGATATTAGAAGCTTTGTTGTTGGTGATCAATGCATTGCTGCAATTTATAGAACTTCCCCACACTGGATTACAAATACTGCTCGAGGTGGAGTTGCAACAAAATGTGAAGTTACAAATGAAATTGTAGAACTATCTCTAAAAGCTGCGAAAGCCGTCGGCGGCGGAGTTGTGGCATTAGATATTTTTGAAACTTCAGAAGGTTTTCAAGTGAATGAAGTAAATTATACAATGGAATTTAAAAATAGTATTTCAACAACCGGTGTAAACATTCCAGAACATATTGTTGATTATGTAATTAAAGTTGCACAAGGAAATTAA
- a CDS encoding biopolymer transporter ExbD: MIADKKKTRPGGEFSAASMADITFLLLLFFLVTTNIDVDTGIGMVLPEYIPEDERIEQPLSKDRLVAILVNENGDVLLNNEIIAIPQIKDLLKDRIRSKIELPKNKKLVISIKTDRETNYNIFIQTLDQVELAFNEVREEYATSKWGKKVVDLTEEEFEELKEKVWKTVSFAEPESIKK; the protein is encoded by the coding sequence ATGATTGCAGATAAGAAAAAAACAAGACCTGGTGGAGAGTTTTCTGCAGCATCGATGGCAGATATTACATTTTTACTTCTCTTATTCTTTTTAGTAACAACAAATATTGATGTTGATACAGGTATTGGTATGGTTTTACCTGAATATATTCCAGAAGATGAAAGAATTGAACAACCATTATCAAAAGATAGACTGGTTGCTATTCTTGTAAATGAAAATGGTGATGTTTTGTTGAATAATGAAATAATTGCTATTCCGCAAATTAAAGATTTATTAAAGGATAGAATTAGAAGTAAAATTGAATTACCTAAAAACAAAAAATTAGTAATTTCTATAAAAACTGATAGAGAAACTAATTACAATATTTTTATTCAGACACTTGACCAAGTTGAATTAGCTTTTAATGAAGTTAGAGAAGAATATGCGACTTCAAAATGGGGAAAGAAGGTTGTAGATTTAACTGAAGAAGAGTTTGAAGAACTAAAAGAAAAAGTTTGGAAAACTGTGTCATTTGCCGAACCTGAATCAATTAAGAAGTAA
- a CDS encoding 2-isopropylmalate synthase: MLQILDTTLREGEQTPGVYFNRHIKLAIARMLDEIGIDIIETGHPAVTSEIYDSVKTISHSGFKSIIGAHSRSIKSDVELALDCGVNFLGIFYCVSDERLDTVFKKDLDEAISQITSVISFAKSQNPNLLIRYTPEDTVRSQFENVIKAAKAAVIAGADIISVADTTGFMVPGTDRNMFDYISRLKKELAVSNLFPKIAVHCHNDRGFALANALDAFRAGAEIIDASVLGLGERAGIVDLAQLLVVLSADYNINKWDLKKLDELYQFVSKHSGIPIPVHFPVMGKNAFTHCAGVHTHAASVNPTHYESLSPDLLGKERHFSLDHMSGIASLKYAFKLLDINDIDLEIQTAVLNEVKSLGQKGKVVELNELPHIVEFTIQNYKHNQIKAK; this comes from the coding sequence TTGCTTCAAATACTTGATACAACTTTAAGAGAAGGAGAACAAACTCCCGGAGTCTATTTTAATCGTCATATAAAACTTGCAATAGCAAGAATGTTGGATGAAATTGGAATTGACATAATTGAAACCGGACATCCGGCAGTAACTTCTGAAATATATGATTCAGTTAAAACAATTTCTCATAGTGGTTTTAAATCTATTATTGGTGCTCACTCAAGATCAATAAAAAGTGATGTTGAGTTAGCACTTGATTGTGGCGTTAATTTTCTCGGAATATTTTATTGTGTTTCCGATGAAAGATTAGACACTGTTTTCAAAAAAGATTTGGATGAAGCAATCAGTCAAATTACGTCGGTAATATCATTTGCAAAATCTCAAAATCCAAATTTGTTAATTCGATACACCCCGGAAGATACGGTTCGCTCACAATTTGAAAATGTAATTAAAGCTGCTAAAGCTGCTGTAATTGCCGGAGCAGATATTATTTCGGTTGCCGATACCACCGGTTTTATGGTTCCCGGAACTGACAGAAATATGTTTGATTACATTTCAAGATTGAAAAAAGAATTAGCTGTGAGTAATTTATTTCCTAAAATTGCAGTTCATTGTCATAATGATAGAGGCTTTGCACTTGCTAATGCACTTGATGCATTCAGAGCCGGTGCAGAAATTATTGATGCTTCTGTATTAGGATTAGGTGAAAGAGCCGGAATTGTTGATCTTGCCCAACTTTTAGTTGTATTATCTGCTGATTACAATATCAACAAATGGGATCTAAAAAAACTTGATGAACTTTACCAATTTGTAAGTAAGCATTCGGGAATTCCCATACCGGTACATTTTCCGGTAATGGGAAAAAATGCGTTTACACATTGCGCCGGAGTTCATACTCACGCTGCTTCGGTTAATCCTACTCATTATGAAAGTTTAAGTCCGGATTTACTTGGGAAAGAAAGACATTTTTCTCTTGATCATATGTCCGGAATTGCTTCATTAAAATATGCATTCAAATTATTAGATATCAATGATATAGATTTAGAAATTCAGACTGCCGTATTGAATGAAGTCAAATCGTTAGGACAAAAAGGTAAAGTTGTAGAACTAAATGAACTTCCTCATATTGTTGAATTTACAATACAAAATTATAAACATAACCAAATCAAGGCTAAGTGA
- the lysW gene encoding lysine biosynthesis protein LysW has product MSECPVCGAEIILERGTVKGELIQCNDCGTELEVVSVKPVIVTEAPQEEEDWGQ; this is encoded by the coding sequence ATGTCAGAATGTCCAGTTTGCGGCGCAGAAATTATTTTAGAACGCGGAACCGTTAAAGGGGAATTAATTCAATGTAATGATTGCGGCACCGAGCTTGAAGTTGTAAGCGTTAAGCCCGTAATTGTTACCGAAGCTCCACAAGAAGAAGAAGACTGGGGACAATAA
- the rsmI gene encoding 16S rRNA (cytidine(1402)-2'-O)-methyltransferase, with the protein MDQGKLYIVATPIGNLDDITLRAIETLKMVDFIICEDTRTTKILLDRVNISKELISFNAQSEIKKIDYVINRIINGENCALVSDAGTPCISDPGVRLVNSAIKNEILISGIPGANAAILALSISGLPTDAFIFEGFLPQKKGRQKKLLQLSNEERTIVLYESMYRIEKLLKELNEYMPNRFIVIQRELTKKFEESWRGLPSEILLQLPNKIIKGEFVIIISPLNWKF; encoded by the coding sequence ATGGATCAAGGCAAATTATATATAGTTGCAACGCCAATCGGAAATCTTGATGATATTACTTTACGCGCAATAGAAACTTTAAAAATGGTTGATTTTATTATTTGCGAAGATACTAGAACTACTAAAATACTTTTGGATAGAGTTAATATTTCTAAGGAATTAATTTCATTTAATGCGCAATCTGAAATAAAAAAAATTGATTACGTAATCAACAGAATTATCAATGGTGAAAATTGTGCATTGGTTTCCGATGCTGGAACTCCGTGTATTTCGGATCCCGGCGTTAGATTAGTAAATTCGGCAATAAAAAATGAAATATTAATTTCCGGAATCCCGGGAGCAAACGCTGCAATACTTGCTTTAAGCATTTCCGGATTACCAACTGATGCATTTATTTTCGAAGGTTTTCTCCCTCAAAAAAAAGGTCGTCAAAAAAAACTTCTCCAACTCTCAAATGAAGAACGAACAATTGTACTTTATGAATCGATGTATAGGATTGAAAAATTATTAAAAGAATTAAATGAATATATGCCTAACAGATTTATTGTTATTCAAAGAGAACTCACAAAAAAATTTGAAGAAAGCTGGCGGGGTTTACCAAGTGAAATTTTATTACAATTGCCAAATAAAATTATTAAAGGTGAATTTGTAATAATTATTTCTCCACTAAATTGGAAGTTTTGA
- the polA gene encoding DNA polymerase I has product MAKKKFVIIDAMAITYKAYFAFMSRPLQTSSGEPTSAVYGFITQLLRIIEETKPDYLAVATDSKEKTFRHEMFDGYKASRASMPEDMIPQIHRIKEIISAFNIPLYIKPGFEADDIIGTAVKLAEQNNLESFAVTPDKDYIQLVSENIKLIKTGKSNDELIITDFEKVVNELGFEPKFMVDYLALIGDSSDDIPGVAGIGPKSAQPLIQKFGHLENIYDNLDNIDKPAIKNKLEQNRENAFLSKKLATIVTNVEMDFDFETKIKNPDFEKLQSIFNELEFKTLLEKVKKIYNSQSDEQTEEIPTEKKVFEKEKVNYHLITTIKGAENLASLLEKSDEFIFDTETDSLDTIDLNIAGASFCLNQGEAYFIAINPNLKNTSLFEYNLSNRLDVEVFIKIFKPIFENESIKKICQNGKYDLSVLKRYEINLKGFYFDTMLASYLLDPDQKHGMDALSEKYLNYEPIHLKDLYDVKKDPTQIFSVEPEKLNEYASEDADVTFQLYAKFKNELKNNDLEELAYSIEFPLVPVLEKMERTGVRIDKKGLNEFSIDLEKMISKSTENIYNFAGETFNINSTKQLQSLLFDKLKLKPTKKTKTGFSTDAKSLELLQGEHEIVDELLNYRQLSKLKSTYADSLPKLIHPLTGKVHTTYSQTVASTGRLSSLNPNLQNIPIRSELGKEIRKAFIPTDENYLILSADYSQIELRIMAHLSKDEALIDAFEKGEDIHRATAALVFSVKPEDVTSDMRRKAKEVNFGILYGIGAFGLAGRLGIPRSHAQEVIDTYFNTFKNVKGMMDSLIEEAKKNSFAKTIIGRRRFLRNINSSNSVVRKFEERVAINMPIQGTAADLIKLAMINIHNELEKRKTKTKMILQVHDELLFDIHKNEVDELRPIIKNIMETSMKFNVPIIVDTGVGENWLEAH; this is encoded by the coding sequence ATGGCAAAGAAAAAATTTGTAATTATAGATGCAATGGCAATTACTTATAAAGCATATTTTGCTTTTATGAGCAGACCTTTGCAAACCTCAAGCGGTGAACCAACTTCGGCGGTTTACGGATTTATTACTCAACTATTGAGAATAATTGAAGAAACCAAACCGGATTATCTCGCAGTTGCAACTGATTCAAAAGAAAAAACTTTTAGACACGAAATGTTTGATGGTTACAAGGCAAGTCGTGCGTCTATGCCCGAAGATATGATTCCGCAAATTCATAGAATAAAAGAAATTATTTCCGCATTTAATATTCCGCTTTATATAAAACCCGGATTTGAAGCGGATGATATTATTGGAACTGCTGTAAAATTAGCTGAGCAAAATAATTTGGAATCTTTTGCCGTAACTCCCGATAAAGATTATATTCAATTAGTTTCCGAAAATATTAAACTTATAAAAACCGGAAAATCAAATGATGAACTTATAATTACGGATTTTGAAAAAGTTGTAAATGAATTAGGATTTGAACCAAAATTTATGGTTGATTATTTGGCATTAATTGGTGATTCATCTGATGATATTCCCGGTGTTGCTGGAATTGGTCCAAAATCAGCTCAGCCACTAATACAAAAGTTTGGTCACCTTGAAAATATTTATGATAACTTGGATAATATTGATAAGCCGGCAATTAAAAATAAACTTGAGCAAAATAGAGAAAACGCATTTCTCTCAAAAAAATTGGCAACAATTGTAACAAATGTTGAAATGGATTTTGATTTCGAAACAAAAATTAAAAATCCGGATTTTGAAAAATTGCAATCAATTTTTAATGAATTAGAATTTAAAACACTTTTAGAAAAAGTTAAAAAAATATATAATTCTCAATCTGATGAACAAACTGAAGAAATTCCAACCGAGAAAAAAGTTTTTGAAAAAGAGAAAGTAAATTATCATTTAATTACAACGATAAAAGGCGCAGAAAATCTTGCATCACTTCTAGAAAAAAGTGATGAATTTATTTTTGATACAGAAACAGATTCACTTGATACAATTGATTTAAACATTGCAGGAGCTTCATTTTGTTTGAATCAAGGTGAAGCATATTTTATTGCAATTAATCCAAATTTAAAAAATACTTCACTTTTTGAATATAACTTAAGTAATAGATTAGATGTGGAAGTTTTTATAAAAATATTTAAACCTATTTTTGAGAATGAATCGATAAAGAAAATTTGTCAAAACGGAAAATATGATTTAAGCGTTTTAAAACGTTACGAAATTAATCTTAAAGGATTTTATTTTGATACAATGCTGGCAAGTTATTTACTCGATCCGGATCAGAAACATGGAATGGATGCACTTTCTGAAAAATATTTAAATTATGAACCAATTCATCTCAAAGATTTGTATGATGTTAAAAAAGATCCAACTCAAATATTTTCTGTTGAGCCGGAAAAACTTAATGAGTATGCAAGTGAAGATGCGGATGTAACTTTTCAGCTTTATGCAAAGTTTAAGAATGAACTTAAAAATAATGATTTGGAAGAATTAGCATATAGTATTGAATTTCCGCTTGTTCCAGTATTAGAAAAAATGGAAAGAACCGGAGTTAGAATTGATAAAAAAGGTTTAAATGAATTCAGTATTGATTTGGAAAAAATGATTTCTAAATCAACGGAAAATATTTACAATTTTGCCGGTGAAACTTTTAATATAAATTCAACAAAACAACTTCAGTCACTTCTTTTTGATAAATTAAAACTTAAGCCTACAAAGAAAACAAAAACCGGATTTTCGACTGATGCAAAATCTTTAGAGCTTCTTCAAGGCGAACATGAAATTGTTGACGAACTTTTAAATTATCGTCAATTATCAAAGTTAAAATCAACTTATGCAGATTCACTTCCTAAATTAATTCATCCGCTAACTGGGAAAGTTCATACTACATATAGTCAAACTGTTGCTTCAACCGGAAGACTTTCAAGTTTAAATCCTAACTTGCAGAATATTCCAATCAGATCCGAACTTGGTAAGGAAATAAGAAAAGCATTTATTCCAACTGATGAAAATTATTTAATTCTTAGTGCGGATTATAGCCAAATTGAATTAAGAATTATGGCGCATCTAAGCAAAGATGAAGCTTTAATTGATGCGTTTGAAAAAGGTGAAGATATTCACAGAGCAACTGCTGCTTTAGTTTTTTCTGTAAAACCGGAAGATGTAACTTCGGATATGAGAAGAAAAGCAAAAGAAGTAAATTTTGGAATTTTATACGGAATCGGAGCCTTCGGATTGGCTGGAAGATTGGGAATTCCGAGAAGTCATGCTCAAGAAGTTATTGATACATATTTCAATACTTTTAAAAATGTAAAAGGAATGATGGATAGTTTAATTGAAGAAGCAAAGAAAAATAGTTTTGCTAAAACAATTATTGGAAGAAGAAGATTTTTGAGAAATATAAATTCAAGTAATAGTGTTGTTAGAAAGTTTGAAGAAAGAGTTGCGATAAATATGCCGATTCAAGGAACTGCCGCAGATTTAATAAAATTGGCAATGATAAACATTCATAATGAATTGGAAAAAAGAAAAACAAAAACTAAAATGATTTTACAAGTTCACGATGAGTTACTTTTTGATATTCACAAAAATGAAGTCGATGAATTGCGACCAATAATTAAAAATATTATGGAAACTTCTATGAAATTTAATGTGCCGATTATCGTCGATACCGGAGTTGGTGAAAACTGGTTAGAAGCTCATTGA
- a CDS encoding endonuclease: MKKYLKTLFILFAIFICNSCSQNSKSIAQPNNEFFVANWNVENLFDTVDDPKKNDEWFLPESEINWNEEKLNTKMKNLAKVINYMNNGNGPDILGFEEVENKFVMEILVDKYLDNSKYKIAHSESPDGRGIDNALIYNSEKFDLQNSESIKIKFDEKKSSRDILHTTLKLKMTEELIHVFVNHWPSRREGLKETEKFRIDAAETLIEVINEIKVENENSNIIVIGDFNDLPSNHSISKVIGAVKVNCNENNSENFLYNLAYNRFQKGEGSYKFRDHWNMLDQIIISKGFFDFKNSEYNCDSFEIINPEFIIEKEGKYKGDPFPTYGGKKYLGGYSDHFPVGAKFFVKK; the protein is encoded by the coding sequence ATGAAAAAATATCTGAAAACCCTTTTTATACTTTTTGCAATTTTTATTTGCAATTCTTGTTCACAGAATTCAAAATCAATTGCTCAACCAAACAATGAATTTTTTGTCGCGAATTGGAATGTTGAAAATTTATTTGATACCGTTGATGATCCAAAAAAAAATGATGAATGGTTTTTGCCGGAAAGTGAAATTAATTGGAACGAAGAAAAGTTAAACACCAAAATGAAAAATTTGGCAAAAGTTATAAATTATATGAATAATGGAAATGGTCCAGATATTTTAGGATTTGAAGAAGTTGAAAATAAATTTGTAATGGAAATATTAGTCGATAAATATTTAGATAATTCAAAATATAAAATTGCACATTCCGAATCTCCAGACGGCAGAGGAATTGATAATGCTCTAATATATAATTCGGAAAAATTTGATTTGCAAAATTCTGAATCCATTAAAATTAAGTTTGACGAAAAAAAATCTTCGCGAGATATTTTGCATACAACTCTTAAACTTAAAATGACTGAAGAACTAATTCACGTTTTTGTAAATCATTGGCCAAGCAGAAGAGAAGGATTGAAAGAAACCGAAAAATTTAGAATAGATGCCGCAGAAACACTGATTGAAGTTATAAATGAAATAAAAGTCGAAAATGAAAATTCAAATATTATTGTTATTGGAGACTTTAATGATTTGCCATCAAACCACTCTATAAGTAAAGTTATTGGTGCTGTTAAAGTAAATTGCAATGAAAATAATTCTGAAAATTTCTTATATAATTTAGCTTACAATCGCTTTCAAAAAGGTGAAGGAAGTTATAAATTTAGAGATCATTGGAATATGCTTGATCAAATAATTATTTCAAAGGGATTCTTTGATTTCAAAAACTCTGAATATAATTGTGATAGTTTTGAAATAATAAATCCGGAATTTATAATTGAAAAGGAAGGTAAGTATAAAGGCGATCCATTTCCAACTTACGGCGGGAAAAAATATTTAGGCGGATATAGCGATCATTTTCCTGTTGGAGCAAAATTTTTTGTAAAAAAATAA
- a CDS encoding biopolymer transporter ExbD, whose amino-acid sequence MKFEKSRANAKTEVSTASMPDIIFMLLLFFMVATTMREQEIFVKFILPEAKAVQKIEDKRLVSYIWIGDNERIQIDDNIVELKEIQDIMYKKRVDIPKVIVSLRVDKNSTMGLVMDIQQSLRKADARRINYSATSKL is encoded by the coding sequence ATGAAATTTGAAAAATCACGTGCTAATGCAAAAACTGAAGTTTCAACAGCTTCTATGCCAGACATTATTTTTATGCTTCTTTTATTTTTTATGGTTGCAACTACAATGAGGGAGCAGGAAATATTTGTTAAATTCATACTTCCAGAAGCAAAAGCTGTTCAAAAAATAGAAGATAAAAGACTTGTTTCTTACATTTGGATTGGCGATAATGAAAGAATTCAAATTGATGATAATATTGTTGAACTAAAAGAAATTCAAGATATTATGTATAAGAAAAGAGTTGATATACCAAAAGTTATTGTTTCATTAAGAGTAGATAAAAATTCAACCATGGGCTTGGTGATGGATATTCAACAATCTTTAAGAAAAGCCGACGCAAGAAGAATAAATTACTCAGCAACAAGTAAATTGTAG
- a CDS encoding MotA/TolQ/ExbB proton channel family protein — protein sequence MQITEIFGSITYILAQAESTSMLTYLQDKFVAGGGFMWPILGCLILGLAFSFERMWTLTRSSTNTKKFIVSVKDALKKGGVKEAMKLCENTRGSIASVFHAGLLRADEGVEAAEKAIMTYGAIEMSFLERGLVWISLFISLAPMLGFTGTVQGMIQAFDDIAAANTMSPAIVANGISVALLTTLFGLIVAMTLQFFYNFFISRIDRIVGDMEESSIELIDALYEMKK from the coding sequence ATGCAAATTACTGAAATATTTGGATCAATTACTTACATTTTGGCTCAAGCCGAATCTACTAGCATGCTCACTTATTTACAAGATAAGTTTGTTGCTGGTGGAGGTTTCATGTGGCCAATTCTTGGCTGTTTAATTCTAGGATTAGCATTTTCGTTTGAAAGAATGTGGACTCTCACAAGATCAAGCACAAATACCAAAAAGTTTATTGTTTCCGTAAAAGATGCTTTGAAAAAAGGTGGAGTTAAAGAAGCTATGAAATTGTGCGAAAACACAAGAGGTTCTATTGCTTCAGTTTTCCATGCTGGTTTGTTAAGAGCAGATGAAGGCGTTGAAGCTGCTGAAAAAGCTATCATGACATATGGTGCAATTGAAATGAGTTTCTTGGAAAGAGGATTGGTTTGGATTTCATTATTTATCAGCTTAGCTCCAATGCTTGGGTTTACTGGAACTGTACAAGGAATGATTCAAGCTTTTGATGATATTGCCGCTGCTAACACAATGTCTCCGGCAATTGTTGCAAATGGTATTTCAGTTGCATTGTTAACAACACTTTTTGGACTTATTGTTGCAATGACTTTACAATTTTTCTACAATTTCTTTATTTCAAGAATAGATAGAATTGTTGGTGATATGGAAGAAAGTTCAATTGAACTTATTGATGCACTTTACGAAATGAAAAAATAA